One part of the Mariniblastus fucicola genome encodes these proteins:
- a CDS encoding DnaA/Hda family protein: protein MSIGTANSGLESSDSSVFGIPLNHLNRSRFEDWGQSVDKADSVSVFVGGLDEFIGDANNRMLRCLTKAEQFFAAALLVTQSQSDPDADEPARTLSPMVLYGETGTGKTSLALSLVSRICASMDHPEDATSDRPVCFAGSEFFRRYVAAMDRQSLGEFRQRIFDSPGILIDNIGQLEGKLGAQRELVFLIDQLDRLGKPVVITMQSSPLEANHLLPQLLSRLGGGIALPVLPPGIDARRKIISRLSEIHRTPLDSEAAEWVARRMTVSVPKLNHFFIQLKTELKSNGDSLPNGKPIDMSTLGLLFRQDESTIDAMACRIIETVADEFDMTTTVLCSNSRKQTVVMARGVAIWLLRTMLGLSYHAIGTLFGNRDHTTILHAFQKYDSLIETETDSAESNASLCNLVRTLQLRLNDTFAGQMTLIP from the coding sequence ATGTCCATCGGCACCGCCAATTCCGGACTCGAATCATCGGACTCTTCCGTTTTTGGAATCCCGTTGAATCACCTGAATCGATCGCGATTCGAGGACTGGGGACAATCCGTTGACAAAGCGGATTCGGTGTCTGTGTTCGTTGGTGGACTGGATGAGTTTATTGGTGACGCGAACAACCGGATGTTGCGTTGCCTGACGAAAGCAGAACAGTTCTTTGCGGCGGCGTTGTTGGTGACGCAAAGCCAAAGCGATCCCGACGCGGACGAACCGGCTCGAACACTTTCGCCGATGGTGCTGTATGGCGAAACGGGAACGGGGAAAACATCATTGGCACTTTCTTTGGTCTCCCGGATTTGTGCTTCGATGGACCATCCCGAAGACGCAACCAGCGACAGACCTGTTTGCTTTGCTGGCAGCGAATTCTTCCGACGCTACGTGGCAGCGATGGACCGTCAGTCACTGGGTGAGTTTCGACAACGAATTTTCGATAGCCCTGGAATTCTGATCGACAACATTGGGCAACTGGAAGGAAAGCTGGGTGCTCAGCGCGAGTTGGTATTCCTGATCGACCAGTTGGATCGACTGGGCAAACCGGTCGTTATCACGATGCAGTCATCTCCTTTGGAGGCCAATCATCTTTTGCCTCAACTGCTGTCGCGACTTGGCGGTGGAATCGCACTTCCAGTCTTGCCGCCAGGAATTGATGCTCGACGCAAAATCATTTCTCGTCTCTCGGAAATTCATCGTACGCCGCTCGACTCGGAAGCCGCTGAGTGGGTTGCCAGACGAATGACCGTATCGGTGCCAAAACTGAATCACTTTTTCATCCAGCTGAAAACTGAACTGAAGTCGAATGGCGATTCGTTGCCGAATGGCAAACCGATTGATATGTCGACGCTGGGTTTGCTGTTTCGCCAGGACGAAAGCACGATCGATGCGATGGCGTGTCGCATCATTGAAACCGTCGCCGATGAATTTGACATGACGACGACTGTGCTGTGCAGCAATTCGCGAAAGCAGACGGTCGTGATGGCCCGTGGCGTAGCGATTTGGTTGTTGCGAACAATGCTGGGTCTGAGCTACCACGCGATTGGAACGCTGTTCGGTAACCGTGACCACACGACGATCTTGCATGCCTTCCAGAAATACGACTCACTGATTGAAACAGAAACTGACTCTGCGGAGTCAAACGCGTCGCTATGTAACCTTGTGCGGACTTTGCAGCTTCGGCTGAACGATACCTTTGCGGGCCAAATGACACTGATCCCGTAA
- the dnaN gene encoding DNA polymerase III subunit beta, with amino-acid sequence MKIKINRESFFKTFQIAAAVAPVRSPKTILQNIKLKVDKDGGELSATDMEVGVRLQVPDIEVSTPGSAVIPVQRLSMILRESNDEFLEIEADGEKTTVTGQSSRFELQAQNPDEFPEVAEFTGKDYYEVSGTVLRELIKRTLFATDAESARYALGGVLLEIDGETLTAVGTDGRRLAKMSGAISKTGSPKDTGAATIVPSRAMQLMERILPQGDEKVHFLPQANELLVRDGNGVFYTRLVEGRFPPWQDVIPKRDETNKIDIPVGPMYSALRQAAIVSSDESRGVDFTFGGGSLVMSNSTAEVGQSRVEIPIPFDEKEELTITLDHRYVADFLKVLQADRTFTFDIQSGDQAAYCHTDDDYGYVIMPLSKDRK; translated from the coding sequence GTGAAAATCAAGATCAACCGAGAAAGCTTCTTTAAGACTTTTCAGATTGCTGCCGCTGTTGCACCGGTTCGCAGCCCCAAAACAATCTTGCAAAACATTAAACTGAAAGTCGACAAAGACGGCGGCGAACTTTCTGCCACCGATATGGAAGTCGGCGTACGTTTGCAGGTACCCGATATCGAAGTCAGCACACCAGGCAGCGCGGTCATCCCGGTACAGCGACTCAGCATGATCCTGCGTGAGTCCAATGACGAGTTCCTTGAGATCGAGGCCGACGGTGAAAAGACCACGGTCACTGGTCAGAGCAGTCGTTTCGAGTTGCAGGCTCAGAACCCGGACGAGTTTCCGGAAGTCGCCGAGTTCACGGGCAAGGACTACTACGAGGTATCTGGGACGGTGCTTCGCGAACTGATCAAGCGAACTTTGTTTGCGACCGATGCTGAAAGTGCTCGTTATGCACTTGGTGGTGTTTTGTTGGAGATCGATGGCGAGACGTTGACGGCTGTCGGCACCGATGGTCGCAGGCTGGCCAAGATGAGCGGAGCGATCAGCAAGACAGGTTCGCCCAAGGACACTGGGGCGGCCACGATCGTACCGTCACGAGCCATGCAGTTGATGGAACGTATTCTTCCACAGGGCGACGAGAAAGTTCATTTCTTGCCACAGGCCAATGAACTGTTGGTGCGTGACGGCAATGGCGTATTCTATACCCGATTGGTCGAAGGCCGTTTTCCACCATGGCAGGATGTCATTCCAAAGCGGGATGAAACGAACAAGATCGACATTCCGGTCGGGCCGATGTATTCGGCGCTTCGCCAGGCAGCGATCGTGTCGAGCGATGAAAGTCGCGGAGTCGATTTTACGTTCGGTGGTGGATCGTTGGTGATGAGCAACAGCACGGCCGAAGTCGGTCAGTCTCGCGTTGAAATCCCGATCCCCTTTGACGAAAAAGAAGAACTGACGATCACGCTGGACCACCGCTACGTCGCGGATTTTTTGAAAGTGCTTCAGGCGGACCGCACGTTCACGTTTGATATTCAGAGCGGCGATCAGGCGGCTTACTGCCACACCGATGATGACTATGGATACGTCATCATGCCGCTGTCGAAGGATCGGAAATAA
- a CDS encoding DUF721 domain-containing protein, with the protein MEPGQYDEQDFDNASDLVKLRQRYFRRPKTPANIISQMMARQGYGQTKSNDELNEAWEIASGPRFAKNTKAGRINRGVLEVHVSSSAAMNMLSFEKKKLLSAMQQQLPQNNIKDLRFKLGNVAR; encoded by the coding sequence ATGGAGCCCGGGCAATACGACGAACAGGATTTCGATAACGCCAGCGATTTGGTCAAACTGCGCCAGCGTTATTTTCGTCGCCCAAAAACACCGGCAAACATCATCTCGCAGATGATGGCCAGGCAGGGTTACGGCCAGACGAAATCAAATGACGAACTGAACGAGGCGTGGGAGATTGCTTCCGGGCCGAGGTTCGCCAAAAACACCAAGGCTGGACGAATCAACCGCGGCGTTCTGGAAGTTCACGTTTCCAGTTCCGCGGCAATGAACATGCTCAGCTTTGAAAAGAAGAAACTGCTTTCTGCGATGCAGCAGCAGTTGCCTCAAAACAATATTAAAGACCTACGCTTTAAACTTGGAAACGTCGCCAGATGA